GGGTTGATATTGCATCAACTGTCTGTAGCGCAACATCGTTTTCGAGCAGAATAATTTCAAGTTCCTGAAGGGGTCCTTCAATCTTCTTTTCAGAGATGTGTACTTCCCGATCTTTTAAGAGGGTTCGAACTTTTGCAGAAAAGGCGACTTTGTCCTTCTTTATTTCCGAAGGAACTTTAGGTTCTGGTGTTTCAGATGCCTCAGGTATGTCCGAAGACTCTGTCTCGGCTGAAACCTCTTTGGAGGCAGTTAGGGGTGTGGGTGAAGAAATCTCTTCATCAAGAGAGACCTCTTCAATAAAAGATTCCTCAATTTCACGGGAAAATCTGCTACGTACCCCTTTCAGTTTTGATTTCAGAGAATCAAACATGCCCTATCAGCCCTGAATCCCATGTGTCATCCGGCTCTGGGCCTGTGAATATGCCGATTCCAATTTTGCGGCAACATCATGGGCCTGTTTCTGGATCTGTTCGATGGATTCAGCTATTTTTTTGGCAAGCGCTTCCATTTCTGTCATGCGCTCTTCAAGATATTTCACTGTTTCAGCGTTTGTCCGTTCAACAACCACATCGGAACCAATGTTTAAGAGAACAGTGTCTGTATCAGGCACATGTACTCTTAGGCTTGCACCGCCACCGATCTGGAGAAGTACTGTGGGTTCTTCCTGGTCAGCAAGAGTTTTCAGCGTTTCAACTGCAGTAGCAGTTTCCATTCGCCGGTTATCCAGCATTTCAAGCTGACGGGAGTATGCTTCAACCTGCTGTGTGAACTGTTCAAGATACTGTTGCAGCATCTGGAGTTCGCGGGCGTCAACATTCTCCATATTATTCACCATCAGTCAGTGTAATTGCGTTGATTTTTATATAGTTTCTCTTCAGGCGGTGTTTACTGCCGATGACTGTGAATGCCCGCTCTTCAGCGACTTTCTCATTCGGTGCTGCAATTACTTTGGTAAAAGGTTTCCATTCATCGCGTTCCCGGTAATCACCGGTGATTTCAAAATTTTTGTCTTCCATCACCATCACTCCACAAATCCAAATACTTCTTCAATTCTGCCAAGCTCATATCCGCTTGTCGCACTTCCGGCAATATAGCCGGATTTGTTTGCAACGAGGCCGGTTCCAATGAGATTGGTACCCATGTTTACTGTTCCGGTACCGACTGGTAAGTCAGTATGCTCTTCAATTGCCTCTATCTCCTGCCGGGATGCCCGGGTGGGGAGAAGAATGCCGCGGCTGGTCGCAACAGCAGTCATTCCGACTGTTGGTACGCCACCAATTGGCATCATGAGGACCGGAACTTCAAGAAATTCTGCGATCTCCTCCGCAAAGCGATCAGGCATATCCGGATGAACTACTGCAATGTCATCATTAGCAAGAATGATATTTCCGGCAGCGTTCATGCCCCGTTCCAGCAGTAATACGTCACGGTATTCCTGAAGTACTGCTATCTCATCAGGCGTTGCCATGCCGCTTACAATGAATCCACGGTTGTTTCCCACAAGAAGTGAGCCGATAATTGAACATCCCTGTATTGTTGTACGTACAACCGGTACTGAGAGTTCTTCTCCAACCACCTCAATAAACCGGTCGGGAGCATCAGATGCGGCAAAGACCACATCATCAAATGCCCTGCAGTATACACCGATATGTTCGTTGCCTGCGATATCGATCGTTTCAGTCATTGTTACTCTTCCGCAAGTTCAGCCTGTACCTGTCCGTCCTCGAATTTCATGGCTCGGATACGAATCTTGCGGGGTGGTTTCTCGGATCCCCGTTCCCAGACTTTTTCATTGATTGTCTGGTCAAGTTTCACGTCTTCGCTCTTCATGTGTTTCATGAGGTACGAACGGATCTCTTTCATTGCACGCTGGCTCCTTCTCCACCGGGGAACCTTCTTGACATCCCTGAGGGGGATGATGTAAATCTGTTCATTGAGAATGTCAGCCATTATCTTACACCTTCAGAGTGCTGCGTCTCCAGTTACGACGGCGTGGATGGCTGACCACGCTGCGCTTGGTCTTTACCATCACCCATGCCGGAACACGGCGGTTCTGTTCACATGCTTTCGCAAGCCGAATCTTTCGGCCTTTTGTTGGTTTACTCATGGTTTATCACCAGTTTTGTCTGATCTTTCCATCCGGTCACCAGGGACTGCTGGTGGCGGTTTGGGAATATCGTATACGGATCGATACCCCGTGCGTTGAATGCTGCCCGGATTTCGTGTTCATAGTCTCCGTTGTGGATTGAGCCGGTTTCACCATAGGATATGGTGAAATGCCTGTTCGCCAGGCGCTCGACTTCTGCTTTTCCGAATCCGAGCAGAGGGCGCACGTAGGAACACTCATGCCTTGCCTCAAGGCTCTGAACCTCTGGTAAGCTGAGCATTGGAACACGGTCATTCAGCCGTGTCCCATCCCCTATTACGTCATAATACCCTGCAAGGGTTGTGACGGCGTTCCTGTGCACGAGGTTAATAGCATCATTGGGATATCCCGCCGACACCATCATTTCGACAACCGTGCCCAGAAATTCCGGTTCAAATACTCTCTTCCTGAAAGAAAATCCAAGGGCATCTGCCGTATTCTCAAGCTCTGGAACGTTCCTCGATTCGTCAAAGACGAACGTATTTAGTTCCACCTCATAATCTCTGGAGAGCATGAGGGCCGCAAGAGAGCTGTCTTTTCCTCCGGAGAAGAGTATTCCTGCCTTCATTTCCGGGTAATCTTGTAATCTTTCTTCTGTGGCATAAGCTGTGTGAGAAGGTTTTTAAGCATCTCGTCAGAGATCTTGCCGCGAAGGCGTCCGCTCTGTGCGAGGATGACCAGTTGCTGCTCAACAGCTTTTGCAAAATCAGGACGGGTCAGTTTGATGGTGTTCAACCGCTCCCGTGCCTCCGGCTCCAGGATCTGCATGAGGATCATGTGGATCTGCGCTTCCTGCTGCTGCTGTTGGCGTGCCATTTCCTCTTCCATGGCACCCTGCTGCTGCTGTTGGCGCTGGAGGTCCTCCATTCTTCTCCGGCGGAGTTCGTTCAGCTCGTCGTCTCCCATCTTCCTTCTCTCCTCAGTATTTTGCAAGTGCCGGGTTCTGCTCTACGACATCTGCTTTGAGGCCGTGTGCAACACCATCAAGGAATGATTTTCCTTTTGCGGTAATGTGGCGACCTTTTTCACCGTTTTCAACAAGTCCTTCCCCTTCAAGCTGCTGAACAACTTTCCGGATGACGGATCCGGATCCTTTCCGGAACTTGTCTGGGTTTGAACCACGGTTCTGCTTTCCGCCGTAGAATGATCTCAGTCTCTCTACACCAATCGGGCCATCCACATAGATACGGCGCAGAACTGCTGCCGCACGGGTGTACCACCAGTCTTCATCGTATGGTGGTGCCTGTTTGTGGACACCTGTCTTGGCAAATGCTGCCCAGTCCGGTGCTTCCACTGCTTCCATTGCCCTGAGTTCTTCAGCCGCTTTACGGATCAGAATATCTGCGGGCAAATCATATACGGTTGTCATTTGTTTACCACTCTCTAGTATGCCTATTAGCAGTCTTTACATATTAGTCAGGTATTGATTTAAATATTCCGAGAATAGGTGGGTGGCGGGATGGTTATCTTCGCCGGGCAAGTACCATGGTTCGGCCCCGAGTCTGGACAAGTTCCACACCACAGGCAGCAGCAATTCCTGTCGGATCCACTTCTACACTTCTGAGCCACTTTATTTTTACCATGCCACGATCTTTGATCTGACGCCTGATCTCTTCGTATGTCTGCTCTGTAACTCCGTTTTTTCCAATCCATATGGTCGCTTTTAATTGCGATGCTGCTTTTTTATCGATGATATCGCCTCCCGACGGGGCAACGCCACTGTCTGCCGCAAATCTGGCATGTGATTATGACCCTGTTCTGGTGAATTCGTATACGTGCATTTATTCCGGGAATGAGAAATGATGAACAGTTCCGGCAGAATTTTCGTTTCCATACCGGAGGTATTGCAACTTTTTCTCTCATTGCGATACGGCGCGCCCGTCGTATATATTCTCGTGCCCGGTCCGGATCATCGCGCGCAGCAATTTCTGCCTCTGTAAAGAGGATTTCAATACGTTCCTTCGCAATCGGACGCCTTGATCTTTGCTGCCGTCTTTTTCCGCCCATTTGTTCCTGTAATGTTGTCTTCAGTGATTATGAACTTCACTCACTCGGGGTATCATGAACGATAACCCTTCTGCCGTCGATCTCCAGCCGGTCCTCACAGAAGAGTTTCACCGCATGAGGAAGCGCCTGATGCTCAAATTCCATGATTCTCTCTGCAAGTGAGTCTTCGGTATCATTGTTTAGCACAACGACCGGGGACTGGAGAATAATCGGTCCCGTGTCCATACCTTCATCGACAAAATGAACGGTGCACCCGGCAATCTTCACGCCATAATCCAGTGCCTGCTTCTGTGCATGGAGGCCGGAAAAACTTGGCAGAAGGGCGGGATGAATGTTGATCATCTTTCCGGAAAAGGTCCGTACTGTTTCTGGTTTTAAGAGGCGCATGTACCCCGCAAGAACAAAGAGGTCGGCCCCGCATTTTATCATTGTTTTTTCAAGTGCCTGATTGTACTGTTCACGGTCCGGATAGTCTGAAAAACTGATGACCGATACCGGAATATTATGGTTTCCGGCCCGTTCAATTGCATATGCAGATGGATTATCGGTGATGAGGCAGACAATCTCTGCCGGGATAGTCCCGTCTGAGACCTTGTCAATTATAGCCTGAAAATTGGAACCTCTTCCTGACGCCAGCACCGCAATGCGTTTCATACTCATATGTTGGCATAATTTCATCTTAACGATTCGTGTGTATGCCCTTATCCATTGGTACTATGAGTTTGATATTTTCGATACGGCGGTCGTTCATCTTCATCACCATAAGACGGATTCCTGATTCTGAAATTGTCACCACTTCACCTTTGTTCGGGATATGGCCCAGTTGATCGATAATCAGGCCGCCGATTGTTTCATAGGATTCGCTTGTGGGAAGTGATGTTTTCAGCTCTTCATTGACACGATCAACCCATGCGCGTGCATCTATAAGATACACCCAGTCATTGATTTTCTGGATGTCGGGTTCTTCTTCATCGAATTCATCCATAATCTCTCCGACAAGTTCCTCCAGAATGTCCTCCACCGTGACAATCCCTGCGAACGTCCCGTATTCGTCCACAACGATTGCCTGGTGAATCTTGCGTTTCTGCATTTCGCGCAGGAGATCGTCAATCTCCTTTGATTCGGGAACAAAGTAGGCTTCGTATACCAGATCTGTTATGTCAGCATTTGGTCCTGGTGAATATATCACCCCAAAGACGTCCTTTACGTTTAGTATGCCAATGATGTTGTCTATCTGTTCTTCGTAAACAGGAAGGCGAGTGAATCCGGTCTCGTTGAATATATTGATGGAGTCTTCGAGAGAGCTTTTCCGGCTGATCATTACCACGTCCGCCCGTGGGGTCATAACTTCTTTTGCTCTGGTATCCGAGAATGCAAATACCCGGTAGAGCATCTCATATTCTTCCTCTTCGATGGTGCCTTCTTCTTCACCCACATCAATCCACTGTTTTATTTCATCTTCTGTGACTGTTGGTTTCACTTCACGGTTGCGTGAAAAAATTCTTTTTCCGGCATCAATGACCCAGAATAATGGATAAAGAGTATATGACAACCATAATATCGGGCGGGATACCATGAGAGCAACCCGTTCTGTCGATCGGGTTGCATATGTCTTGGGAAGGATTTCACCGAATGTCAGCATCAGAATCGTGGTTGCAAATGTTGCAATACCTATTCCAATCTCTCCCCAGATGGCAATGGCAACAGCTGTTGCAATTGATGCTGCGGCAATATTTACCAGATTATTACCTATAAGGATGGTGATGAGCAGGCGGTCAGGATCTGCTTTAAGGTGTTCAAGTGCCTTAGACCCGGTCATTTTCTGTTCAACAAGGGTACGTACCTTTGCAGGGTTTATTGAGATCAGCGCAACTTCTGACCCCGAAAAAAATCCGGAGAAGAGAAGGCACACCATAAAAATAATCAGTGCAAAACTGTATTCTATCATTGCACTATGCCGCCTCCGGCGGTCACTAATATCATTTGATTCATATATGGGTTACTCTCTGATTTATGCACTTTTTCCCAGATAAAGGCAGCGCTCATTCAAAAAAAGTTCGGATCCAGGCTGTTTCATCTGCAATGATTTCTATTTTTTTACTGAGGGGCAGATCCGGCTGAAATGTGAGGTCCTCAATTTCAAGAATGAGCGGTCCTGTATACCCGCATTCTGCAAGAAGGGTGAGTACCTGTGCCACATCGGAATTATCCTTCGCCCTGCAGTGCATTCTATCATTCACACAGGCACTGACATGAACCACTGCAATGCGGTTATAGAGATGCTCAATATACTCTGCTGCCTCATCGGTGTTTCCGGCGAAGGTATGAGCAATATCAAGTGTAAAAGAGAGCCATGGTTCTTTCTCCAAGAGAACAATGAGATCCTGTGGGGTCGGGAGAAGAGAATTTATTTTTGTTTCCATATTTTCAAGTGCAACGAGGACACCGGAAGATGTTGAACAGGTGTACACTTCTGAGAGATAATGTGCCAGACGCCTTTTATCTGCGAGGGATACCGGGCGTTTTGCGGTTCTTCTTCCCGGATGAATGGTGACAGCGCGGGCATTGATCTGTTCTGCGATAGCGATTGCCCGGCAGGCCCATGTAAGAGAGATCTCTGCCACATCGGGGTTGACAGAACAGGGATTCAGGTCAAGGACAGGGGCATGCACACTGACGGATCGAATGGTGGGGTGAGTATGGATGGCCTCATGAAGAGTTGGTATCGGCAGACCTTTAAGCCAGAATGAGGGTGTTTCCAGCCAGAATTCCACAGCATCACACCCTGCGTCCCTAAGAGCATCGAAGATGATGTCAACCGTGTACTCATGGAAAAACATGGTTGATGCACCAACCGCTGCCATGTTTTCCTCTTTCACTCATTCCCTATTAGCCTTTTACCTCTACAAATGGTTGGTAATGATACAAGGTATTCATATGGGAATGCACTAAATGGTGTTCATGCGACCAATGGGAGATGTCGGGCCTGATGGTTCCGGTGTGTTTTCAGTCTCTACCCTGACAGCACTCATTTCCTCTCTCCTGGATGACCACCGTATCAAAAACATCTGGGTTGAAGGAGAGATCACAAACTATACTCATCATCGTTCAGGGCACCGGTATTTTTCTCTTTCTGAGGATCCGGGCACCACACGTCCCTCGGTGATCCGCTGCGCGATGTGGAAAAGTTATGCGCGCGAACTGACATTTTCCCCGGAGAACGGGATGCGTGTTCGGGTGTATGGGTCTGTGGATCTCTATGAACCCAGTGGTGAGTACAAATTCATCACAATGGAGATGGAGGAAGCGGGGCGGGGTGAGCTGTACCGGCGGGTGAACCAGTGGAAACGTATGCTTGAAGAAGAAGGCATCTTCTCGCTTGCTAAAAAAAAGGCATTGCCCCGGTATCCACAGATAGTGGGGGTCGTGACTGCAGAGACTGGCGCTGCGCGCCGGGATATTGAACATGTGATCGCGCGCCGGTTTCCTGTGACTCTTTTACTCTCGCCATGCAGAGTGCAGGGATCGGGGTCAGAGCATGAAATCGCTGATGCAATACGGGCCATTGACGGAAAAGCTGATGTAATCATTGTCGGGCGGGGTGGAGGTTCATTTGAAGATCTCTTCTCTTTTAACCATCCTGAGGTGGTCCGGGCGGTGGGTGCCTGCCGGACACCGGTTGTCAGTGCTGTTGGACATGAAGTGGATACTACGCTCATCGATTATGCAGCGGACATGCGGGCGCCAACTCCGTCCGCCGCTGCAGAAATTGTTGTTCCGGATCGGGAGGAGCTGAAACAGGAGATCGTTACCCTCTCCATGCGTATGTCAGACAGTACTTGGCGATCCATTGTTCGTTTCCAGTCGGAGATTGAGGATTTACGGCTGCGTCTTCGTCCGGAAAGACTTCTCGCAAATGTGTCACGTGAACAGGAGTATATGAATGAAATGTGTGAGCGTATACTGTTACTGGCAAACCGCGAATGCGAAAAAAAACGTATGATTCTTACGACTGATAAGACACAACTGGCTGCTCTAGATCCCTATGCACCCGTACGGCGGGGGTATGTGCTTGTTGAAAAAGACGGCGTGCTCGTAAAATCCGTGTGCTCTCTTCGTCCTGGTGATGAAGTTTCCCTCAGTTTCAGGGATGGTTCTGCACGGGCTGATATCCATGAGGTGACGTATGACACAGACATATGAAGATAATCTGAATGAACTCAAAGAAATTATCCGGAGACTTGAATCCGGGTCGATCCCGCTTGAAGAAACGCTTACTCTGTATGAACGGGGTATGGAACTTATACGAAATTGTGAAAAAATGCTTGAATCTGCGGAACTGAAGATCGCTCTTCTTCAGGAATCGTGAAAATTTTCATATCAACTGTCATTTTTTCTTCTTTGACAAGTGCAGCAACAAGATTTCGTGGAAGTGTTTCTGCCGTATTATCAGCATGGATCGCAATTGTCCTACTGTCAATATAGGAGCTTCTTCTCCATACCAGATCAGTCGGATGATTCAATATCAGCCTGCTGCTTCCCCGTGCCTTGATCGTGCAGGACTCGGTTCCCGCGGTGAGAGTCGTCACCAGAAGCGCAGAATCTGATGCGAGTGCAGTTCTGAATTTTGAATCAAGTTCACATATGCCTTTATCTGCCTGAATGGCAATAATGCATGTTCCACTTGATGTAAGACTTTCTTCTTTTGTAATTTCGAATGTGGACCTGTGCAGTGCCCGGACATTTGAGTGGCCATAGCAGATCAGCCTCTCGCACGGAAGATTCTTCATTGACTTAAACAGTATTTAACCGGAATGTTCAAATTATTACCTGCGTTCAGGCTCAGGTTAATCTCATTATACTACCAATTACATAGCCAATGACATATGAAGTACACTGCCCCATCTGTGGGGAAGAGACCACTCACAATATCCTGAAGGAGTCATCTGACCTTCTGGTCCAGTGTGTTGTATGCAGCCATGTACATCGTGTACCCTGCCCCCCCCGTCCCGAACCGGTTGTTGTCCGTGCAATTGTCAGTGATGAGGATAGCTCAACAGTCGGGACCATTGAATTAAAGGATTCTGATGTCTGTTATATCGGGGATTTTTTTGTCGCTGAGATTGAAGATGAGATTGCTACTGTTGAGGTCTGTGGGATTGAGGTGGGAGATCGCCGTCCGTCCCGTGCGCGGGCCACAGATATCTCTACTCTGTGGACACGGGTTATAGACAACGTAGTTGTAAAAATATCTGCTCATGATGACAGACGCACGATTCCCTGTTATGTCCGCTGTGATGGTGAACGCGATTTTCAGATTGGGAGCGTGGAGAATATTGATGGTATGAACGTTCGCATAACTCACATTAAACTGCGGAACGGGTCGATGATGAGAAAAGAAGGATGGAAAGCATATGCACGAAAAATCCGCCGTGTATATGGTACCCGCCTATAACCAGACATACTTTTTTAGTGTTTCTTCAAGGGTGTTACCTGGTGTGATTCCTTCAAATCGTTCTTTTTCTGTATCATCGACAAGAATCAGAATGGTGGGTGTAACCTTCAGTGTATATTTCTGAATGGCTCCTTCGGTTCGTACCGCATCAATATCTTTTATTGAAATTCCCAGTTTTTCTTCAATTTCCTGATTGATTGCTTTTTGTTCATCGCACCCAGAACACCCGTCCTGATGGAAACAAAGTATCTCTACTGACATATTGATAAAATGGAAAAAAGAGTATTTGAAAGTGTTCGTTTCAGACTATCTGCTCGATAGCAATGTCTGCAGATGCATATCCATACTGCACAGTCAAAGTGTCGTTCTCCATTTCAACGATCTTTGCCATCCTGGTAGCAACAGTCTCAGGCGCTGTTTCATTGTCGAGGACAATTTCCGGTTGTGGTGCAAATCCGAGCGGAATCCACATTCCTATTTCTGCTTCTGAATAGTTGCCACCGATGAGCGTATACTGTTCTGCTGTCATATCCCGAACCATTGCCTCTCCGAATGGGAAGGGAACCGTCTTTGTATCCCCTTCATGCATACCTTTTGCTCCATCGGCAATGGCAGTCAGTTCCGGTTCAAAGAGGGCATAGGATGTAACACCGGCAGGGTACATATACACCTCAATTGGAACAATAAAGTCAGAATAATTCTGACCTATGACCATCTGCATGGGTTGTGAGACGCCTGCTATTACGCCTTCATTTTCAATTATTGTTTCTTCTGATGAAAGGACAGGCACGCCGCTATCGTCACGGATTGTGTAACTGACAACGATACCTGATCCATCTGCTGCTGTTTTAAATATCGAGAAAAAACCCATTGTAAGGGTAAACCCGAGCACACATGATATCAGAATGAAGACAACAAATACCCGAGT
Above is a window of Methanogenium organophilum DNA encoding:
- the xseB gene encoding exodeoxyribonuclease VII small subunit, translating into MTQTYEDNLNELKEIIRRLESGSIPLEETLTLYERGMELIRNCEKMLESAELKIALLQES
- a CDS encoding YhbY family RNA-binding protein; the protein is MIDKKAASQLKATIWIGKNGVTEQTYEEIRRQIKDRGMVKIKWLRSVEVDPTGIAAACGVELVQTRGRTMVLARRR
- the purN gene encoding phosphoribosylglycinamide formyltransferase; the protein is MKRIAVLASGRGSNFQAIIDKVSDGTIPAEIVCLITDNPSAYAIERAGNHNIPVSVISFSDYPDREQYNQALEKTMIKCGADLFVLAGYMRLLKPETVRTFSGKMINIHPALLPSFSGLHAQKQALDYGVKIAGCTVHFVDEGMDTGPIILQSPVVVLNNDTEDSLAERIMEFEHQALPHAVKLFCEDRLEIDGRRVIVHDTPSE
- a CDS encoding 50S ribosomal protein L39e — protein: MSKPTKGRKIRLAKACEQNRRVPAWVMVKTKRSVVSHPRRRNWRRSTLKV
- a CDS encoding DUF371 domain-containing protein, with product MKNLPCERLICYGHSNVRALHRSTFEITKEESLTSSGTCIIAIQADKGICELDSKFRTALASDSALLVTTLTAGTESCTIKARGSSRLILNHPTDLVWRRSSYIDSRTIAIHADNTAETLPRNLVAALVKEEKMTVDMKIFTIPEEERSSVPQIQAFFHNFV
- a CDS encoding thioredoxin domain-containing protein, whose protein sequence is MSVEILCFHQDGCSGCDEQKAINQEIEEKLGISIKDIDAVRTEGAIQKYTLKVTPTILILVDDTEKERFEGITPGNTLEETLKKYVWL
- a CDS encoding sugar phosphate isomerase/epimerase family protein: MKEENMAAVGASTMFFHEYTVDIIFDALRDAGCDAVEFWLETPSFWLKGLPIPTLHEAIHTHPTIRSVSVHAPVLDLNPCSVNPDVAEISLTWACRAIAIAEQINARAVTIHPGRRTAKRPVSLADKRRLAHYLSEVYTCSTSSGVLVALENMETKINSLLPTPQDLIVLLEKEPWLSFTLDIAHTFAGNTDEAAEYIEHLYNRIAVVHVSACVNDRMHCRAKDNSDVAQVLTLLAECGYTGPLILEIEDLTFQPDLPLSKKIEIIADETAWIRTFFE
- a CDS encoding 50S ribosomal protein L31e gives rise to the protein MADILNEQIYIIPLRDVKKVPRWRRSQRAMKEIRSYLMKHMKSEDVKLDQTINEKVWERGSEKPPRKIRIRAMKFEDGQVQAELAEE
- the pfdA gene encoding prefoldin subunit alpha, with amino-acid sequence MENVDARELQMLQQYLEQFTQQVEAYSRQLEMLDNRRMETATAVETLKTLADQEEPTVLLQIGGGASLRVHVPDTDTVLLNIGSDVVVERTNAETVKYLEERMTEMEALAKKIAESIEQIQKQAHDVAAKLESAYSQAQSRMTHGIQG
- a CDS encoding HVO_0476 family zinc finger protein, with translation MTYEVHCPICGEETTHNILKESSDLLVQCVVCSHVHRVPCPPRPEPVVVRAIVSDEDSSTVGTIELKDSDVCYIGDFFVAEIEDEIATVEVCGIEVGDRRPSRARATDISTLWTRVIDNVVVKISAHDDRRTIPCYVRCDGERDFQIGSVENIDGMNVRITHIKLRNGSMMRKEGWKAYARKIRRVYGTRL
- a CDS encoding translation initiation factor IF-6 — protein: MTETIDIAGNEHIGVYCRAFDDVVFAASDAPDRFIEVVGEELSVPVVRTTIQGCSIIGSLLVGNNRGFIVSGMATPDEIAVLQEYRDVLLLERGMNAAGNIILANDDIAVVHPDMPDRFAEEIAEFLEVPVLMMPIGGVPTVGMTAVATSRGILLPTRASRQEIEAIEEHTDLPVGTGTVNMGTNLIGTGLVANKSGYIAGSATSGYELGRIEEVFGFVE
- the xseA gene encoding exodeoxyribonuclease VII large subunit — protein: MRPMGDVGPDGSGVFSVSTLTALISSLLDDHRIKNIWVEGEITNYTHHRSGHRYFSLSEDPGTTRPSVIRCAMWKSYARELTFSPENGMRVRVYGSVDLYEPSGEYKFITMEMEEAGRGELYRRVNQWKRMLEEEGIFSLAKKKALPRYPQIVGVVTAETGAARRDIEHVIARRFPVTLLLSPCRVQGSGSEHEIADAIRAIDGKADVIIVGRGGGSFEDLFSFNHPEVVRAVGACRTPVVSAVGHEVDTTLIDYAADMRAPTPSAAAEIVVPDREELKQEIVTLSMRMSDSTWRSIVRFQSEIEDLRLRLRPERLLANVSREQEYMNEMCERILLLANRECEKKRMILTTDKTQLAALDPYAPVRRGYVLVEKDGVLVKSVCSLRPGDEVSLSFRDGSARADIHEVTYDTDI
- a CDS encoding ribonuclease P protein component 4, with amino-acid sequence MGGKRRQQRSRRPIAKERIEILFTEAEIAARDDPDRAREYIRRARRIAMREKVAIPPVWKRKFCRNCSSFLIPGINARIRIHQNRVIITCQICGRQWRCPVGRRYHR
- the rpl18a gene encoding 50S ribosomal protein L18Ae; this translates as MEDKNFEITGDYRERDEWKPFTKVIAAPNEKVAEERAFTVIGSKHRLKRNYIKINAITLTDGE
- a CDS encoding DNA-binding protein — encoded protein: MGDDELNELRRRRMEDLQRQQQQQGAMEEEMARQQQQQEAQIHMILMQILEPEARERLNTIKLTRPDFAKAVEQQLVILAQSGRLRGKISDEMLKNLLTQLMPQKKDYKITRK
- a CDS encoding DUF7411 family protein, with translation MKAGILFSGGKDSSLAALMLSRDYEVELNTFVFDESRNVPELENTADALGFSFRKRVFEPEFLGTVVEMMVSAGYPNDAINLVHRNAVTTLAGYYDVIGDGTRLNDRVPMLSLPEVQSLEARHECSYVRPLLGFGKAEVERLANRHFTISYGETGSIHNGDYEHEIRAAFNARGIDPYTIFPNRHQQSLVTGWKDQTKLVINHE
- a CDS encoding 30S ribosomal protein S19e, whose product is MTTVYDLPADILIRKAAEELRAMEAVEAPDWAAFAKTGVHKQAPPYDEDWWYTRAAAVLRRIYVDGPIGVERLRSFYGGKQNRGSNPDKFRKGSGSVIRKVVQQLEGEGLVENGEKGRHITAKGKSFLDGVAHGLKADVVEQNPALAKY
- a CDS encoding hemolysin family protein, encoding MIEYSFALIIFMVCLLFSGFFSGSEVALISINPAKVRTLVEQKMTGSKALEHLKADPDRLLITILIGNNLVNIAAASIATAVAIAIWGEIGIGIATFATTILMLTFGEILPKTYATRSTERVALMVSRPILWLSYTLYPLFWVIDAGKRIFSRNREVKPTVTEDEIKQWIDVGEEEGTIEEEEYEMLYRVFAFSDTRAKEVMTPRADVVMISRKSSLEDSINIFNETGFTRLPVYEEQIDNIIGILNVKDVFGVIYSPGPNADITDLVYEAYFVPESKEIDDLLREMQKRKIHQAIVVDEYGTFAGIVTVEDILEELVGEIMDEFDEEEPDIQKINDWVYLIDARAWVDRVNEELKTSLPTSESYETIGGLIIDQLGHIPNKGEVVTISESGIRLMVMKMNDRRIENIKLIVPMDKGIHTNR